A single window of Mangifera indica cultivar Alphonso chromosome 18, CATAS_Mindica_2.1, whole genome shotgun sequence DNA harbors:
- the LOC123201983 gene encoding uncharacterized protein LOC123201983, with the protein MPTVWFSLKKSLHCKSEPSEVHDPKSRRHLSTILTRKAGRSGCSRSIANLKDVIHGSKRNFEKPPSCSPRSIGSSEFLNPITHEVILSNSRCELKITGFGGFQEGVGGGGGLGGNGGGGSTFVGTLRPGTPGPGGHSTMHYFNPSFVATSTPPRKTPFLLSDKEGPGFGGSNVHHGAGAIHSSNRVSLEIDSNGCSTVTCHKCGEQFTKWEAAEAHHLSKHAVTELVEGDSSRKIVEIICRTSWLKSENHCGRIERVLKVHNMQKTLARFEEYREMVKIKASKLPKKHARCIADGNELLRFYGTTVACSLGLNGCSSLCMSEKCCVCRIIRHGFSVKKELKGGIGVFTTSTSGRAYESIEIIDRDPSIRKALMVCRVIAGRVHRPLENIQEMAGQTGFDSLAGKVGLYANIEELYLLNPRALLPCFVVICKT; encoded by the exons AATCAGAGCCATCAGAAGTTCATGACCCCAAATCCAGGAGACATTTGAGTACAATATTGACAAGAAAGGCAGGGAGGTCAGGTTGTTCAAGGTCTATAGCAAATCTAAAAGATGTTATTCATGGAAGCAAGAGAAATTTTGAGAAGCCACCAAGTTGCAGCCCAAGATCCATAGGAAGCAGTGAGTTTCTTAACCCAATAACCCATGAAGTTATACTGAGTAACTCAAGGTGTGAGCTGAAGATTACTGGGTTTGGTGGGTTTCAAGAAGGGGTGGGAGGAGGTGGTGGCCTTGGCGGCAATGGCGGTGGTGGGTCAACTTTTGTGGGTACTTTAAGGCCAGGGACACCAGGCCCTGGAGGCCACTCAACTATGCATTATTTTAATCCTTCTTTTGTGGCCACATCAACTCCTCCAAGAAAGACTCCTTTTCTTTTGTCAGATAAAGAAGGGCCTGGATTTGGGGGCTCTAATGTTCATCATGGTGCTGGTGCTATTCATTCAAGCAATAGAGTCTCTCTTGAGATTGATTCCAATGGATGTTCTACAGTGACTTGCCATAAATGTGGAGAGCAGTTCACCAAATGGGAAGCTGCTGAAGCACATCATCTTTCCAAGCATGCTG TTACTGAACTTGTCGAAGGCGATTCATCGAGGAAAATTGTTGAAATCATATGCCGGACAAGCTGGTTAAAGTCTGAGAACCATTGTGGTAGGATAGAGAGGGTCTTGAAAGTTCACAATATGCAAAAAACTCTAGCTCGGTTTGAAGAGTATAGAGAAATGGTAAAGATTAAAGCCAGCAAACTCCCCAAGAAACACGCTCGGTGCATCGCAGATGGGAATGAGCTCTTGCGGTTTTATGGTACAACTGTGGCATGCTCTCTTGGCCTAAATGGTTGCTCAAGTTTATGCATGTCAGAAAAATGTTGCGTCTGTCGGATTATTAGACATGGTTTCTCAGTCAAGAAGGAACTCAAAGGTGGAATAGGTGTATTTACAACATCTACAAGTGGAAGAGCTTATGAATCTATCGAAATTATCGACAGGGATCCGTCTATAAGAAAAGCTCTGATGGTATGCAGAGTTATTGCTGGAAGAGTTCATAGACCCCTGGAGAATATACAAGAAATGGCTGGCCAAACTGGGTTTGATTCATTGGCCGGGAAAGTCGGCCTCTATGCAAACATTGAAGAGCTCTATCTACTCAATCCTAGAGCTCTGCTTCCTTGCTTTGTGGTAATCTGCAAAACctga